In a genomic window of Strix aluco isolate bStrAlu1 chromosome 3, bStrAlu1.hap1, whole genome shotgun sequence:
- the MRPS10 gene encoding small ribosomal subunit protein uS10m, protein MAAGWLWRRLCQGSAFSVNYASRILQKQCFFPTTDLMGARLTGSHVDTQEPKTNPLVSISDEPETLYKRLSLLVKGHDKAVLDSYEYFAVLAAEELGISVEKVYKPPKTIERLTLLKSVHIYKKHRVQYEMRTHYMCLELKYLTSSTAAVYLEYVQRNLPEGVAMEVKKTKIEKVPEHIREPVWDTLPQVEETEVKS, encoded by the exons ATGGCGGCCGGGTGGCTGTGGCGGCGGCTCTGTCAG GGATCAGCTTTTTCTGTCAATTATGCAAGCAGAATTCTGCAAAAGCAGTGTTTTTTTCC AACCACTGACTTGATGGGAGCACGGCTGACTGGATCCCATGTTGATACACAGGAGCCTAAGACTAATCCTTTG gtATCTATTTCAGATGAGCCAGAAACACTGTACAAGAGGTTGTCTCTTCTAGTTAAAGGCCACGATAAAGCTGTGTTGGACAGCTATGAATATTTCGCAGTGCTTGCAGCTGAAGAACTTGGCATCTCTGTTGAAAAAGT ATATAAACCTCCAAAGACAATAGAACGATTGacacttttaaaatctgtacACATTTACAAGAAGCACAGAGTTCAGTATGAAATGAGAACACATTACATGTGTTTGGAG tTAAAATACCTAACAAGCAGTACTGCTGCAGTTTACTTGGAGTATGTTCAACGAAACTTACCTGAAGGGGTTGCCATGGAAGTTAAAAAG aCTAAGATAGAGAAGGTACCTGAACACATTCGAGAACCGGTTTGGGATACACTACCTCAAGTAGAAGAAACTGAAGTCAAGTCATGA